The genomic DNA ccacaagctgtaTAGTGCAGGCCCCACTGCCCCCACAAAAAAAGTAATTTAGGAAATTGCTGAGCTCTTCTACTAAAGTTCCCAGTGCATATCAGTGCAGCCAGAATGAGGCATCTTTGTTAGCTGTTATGTGGCTGAAAAATAACTAGGATGGAAAGCACATCTAGTGCCCACATCTTGGTTCCAACAAAAGGAATCTAGGACTCCTTGGAGAAGTGACTGAGTCTAGGACTGGGGCAGTAAATATACAAGATGAGTTTGGAGTATCCTGAGCCACAAAAAAAGGAAGAGCTTGAAGGGAAATCACAATGATTGGGAGTATGTCAAAGGGACAGAAGAACCCCCCAAAGAACCTCCCAGTGACCAAGGCTGGAACAATCTGAGCAGCAAAATAAAGTAGTATCGGATTATAAcccaaactataaaataaatattcatgagtccCTACgtgaatgattgaataaatacatatattggaGAGAATAGTTAAATCCCCCACATAGGAAAATTTCACATAATGTATGTAGATACTCCTAACTCCTTAACTATGGGTTTGcatgacttccttccaaagagtagagtatggaaagggggaaaagtaattttaacttttatttcaatGAGAGATCTGACAGATATTAGCCTGGTGATCAAGTTTAACATCACTGATGATAAGCCATGTTGATAGCACTACCCTTGATATGTGATAAGAATGACATGTTACCTTTGAGGTCTTCCTCCCCAAAACCCAAAACttcagtctaatcatgagaaaaacttcAGACAAATCCCAGTTGAGAGAGAAATCCCAATTGAGGAAAATACCTgaccagtactcctcaaaactgtcaaggtcatcaaagaaaggaaatctgAGGAGCTCTCACAGCCAAAAAGAGCCTAAAGACACCTGACTATTAAATGTAATCTGGTATCCTGAATGAGATCCTGCACCAGAAAAAGGACATTTGGTTAAACtagggaaatctgaataaagaacagactttagtTAATAAAGTAGAATGGTTCAGTTGCTCCAAAGAGATCTTACCTTGCATAGTTGAAAGAACACTGGCTTGGGTGTCGTAAAACCTGGCATTTAGGCCTCTGCCATTTGGTAGCAGTATAACCATTAAAGCGTCATACTAGACTTTATTGTCCCCTTTCTATAGAATTGGTGTAGTATAAATTGATATTATACTTCCTTCATGGTATTGTTAGAAGATCTGAAAATTATGTAAATGTAAAATTCTTTGGAAGGCATATAAAGTACTAGATAGGATGAGATTGTTTTAGTTAGTTCTCATTCTGAAATCAAAACTTAAGGGTCAGGCATTAAAGCAGAATTGTTTCTTGTCCATATCTCAGACCCTCTGAACGGAGTGAGCCAAGTTGTTTCCAACTTTCAGAGGAAAGCTTTGTTATGTAACAGGAATAATGATGATAGCCGAGGTTTACTgaatacttactatgtgccaaggcCGTTTTAAGCACTTGTTTCATCCTCATTAACCATTCCATGAGGGTAGGTACTATTGTTACCCCAGTTTTAGAGCCAGATAAACTAAGGCAAAAAGAAGTTAAGCAGCTGAGTCCAGGTCACGTAGTACAGTGGTGCTCTCACAGTCATAGTGTTCAGTACACATGAAGTGTGAGAGTCTGGCAAGGTTAGGAAGAGGTCGAGAATATCAGTGACAGCACTGAGGAATTTAGGCATGTCAGGCTAAGATTTATTATTCAGAAAACGCAGCTGTTCTTAGGGATCAGTTGTTTTATTCCTGGAAAATGTTTTCCACTTTCTGCAAATCTATATCTGACCTGCTGAGGAAATCATTTGGTGAATTGAAtccagaaagcagagaaaatgtttcattactttaaatagcAGCACTAAGCCCATTACAGTTTTTGAATTGCCCCTTCTTGGAGTTTGCTATTACTTCCAACTTAAGTCTTTTGGAGTTCAAGAGTATGAATTTATATGCCCTTCCTGATATCCTCATCTCTATAATTATCTGTTTTGGGACAATATATTACAAAAAATTTAAACGTAAGATCCTACTTATATATTTCGTTATTATTAAACCAGCATTGTACTGTGTTTGGCAATCTTCCTTATATATCTTACAGCATTTTTTTGTGGATCTAATAGAATAAAGACCTCTTAAACGCAGTTCTACTTCTTCTATATTTCTCTGTTTAAGTAAAGGGGAACCAGGCAAAAGCATTTGtcttatttccttctctgagatgtaagaaggggaagaaaggacCGTAGTGGGAAGCATGAACTGGTGCtggcatttcattctttctctccctgCTTCATGATGTACAGGTTGGGGTCGACCTAGTGAGGCTCTTGAAACTCAAAGCTCAGCATGTTtgctgtagttttaatttgctgtATCTTACTCAAATGGTCTTGAGTTCTCCAAATACTAATTAATTGACATGTGATATAGTCTAGACAGAGCCAGATATGGCTTGTTAGCTTGTAAGTCATCACTGAGAAGTATACATTCATTGTTCTTTATTTCAATGTAACAATCCTTTTCGGTTTCATTCTTCTATTTTGCAAGCAAAGCTAAGTTAAACTTGACTGAATTTGAGGctgtcagttttaaaatgtatgtttcttGACTATAGTACAAGTCTCCATTGTGAGATATGCTGTGGTTGGGCAGAAGGGAAatcaagagacctgagtttgaaatTCGCTCTGCCACCTGCTCATTGTGGGACATTGGGCAAGTTATTCTCTCTGTACCTTGATATCTTCAGGGGAAAAGTAGACACAATCATGCCTCCTTCACAGAGTTTTAAAATCATGATATAATGTTGAGTGAGAGCATCATTAGGTCATCCAGTGCTGTGTACAGGCAGCTGTCAGGGGCCTTAATGCACGAACTCTGAGATAGAAGAAAGCACTGTTGTGGCATGGTTAATTGTAGAAGCTTTGTAGACTGACCTGGGTTAACCTTTCAACCCTGCCCCTCACTAGACCTTTGTCCATGAAGTTTCTTTCTCAATTACCTAGTCTTTAAATAGAGATAAATATTCCTCAGGATCagtatgaggattaaataaccTAGGGTATAGAAAGTACTTAGCGCAGTGTGGGGGTATGGTATATTGGAATTTGGATGACGGTTGTGATGGTGATTATTTGAAATCACCTGTAAACGTTTGGCTTGGACTTTCTTCATCTTAAACTGAGGAGATTTAGTTACGGGAACACAGTCATGGAAATAACCATCAGTTTCAGTGTATGTATCTGGGCCCCTAAAATCACTTATtctaaactgtattttttttaagagccCTGGGGGAATGattctctctgtccctcctctAAAGTAGCATTATCTCAGCACTTCTGGAAAAGCCTGTTTATGACTTCTTGCTTCCTGAGTGCCCGTGGGGAAATTTGATTAAAACATCATGTTGATCTAGGAAAGTGGGTGATTATATTAAGGTTTGCCATGGCTGTTTATGACCATAAACTGATACTTCTGAGGATGTAAAGGGGACAACCAAgatgagaaataaaggaaaggaaataattccTCATTTCTGAAGCAAACAACATTTCCCTGCCCAAATGAGGAGCCCTCTTCTAGCATCATGGCCCATTCTGACTCTCTGCAAAGTCACTTAGAGTGTAATTCACATTCCTTTGGGACTCTCTAAATAATTCTCTCAACTTGAGCCTCCTGGGGAAGACCCAAGACATTGTTCTGGCATATGAGGTCCCCAGTTACCTATGGCGTAGTGTCTGCGCCCAGGAGAGCTGGCTCTGCTGTTGGACATCACAGCAGGCAGTGGCACTGTGAAGATGATGAACAAATCATGCCGGCATTCCACAGGAAGTCCCATTTTACTTCTGCAGGGAAGCAGTTTTTACTCTAGAATCAGTGCTTAATCTTGCCCCCTACGAAAAAAATAGAACCCATACCCTAGCTGTTGGCTCTGACAGTAGAAATCTTAAAAGGCTTGAGTTCTCAAGAGTCAAGTTAAGGGCGACCTTAATTTAGCAGGAGGCCTTCAGAAACATGCCAGGGGATTCCCACTGTACTACTCAGGTTACCGTTTTGAAATAAAGCACCGTGGATGACAGCTTTAGTAGAAGGTCAGACAGTGGGGATCCTTAAACTCTATCCCACACTTACTTTTCAGATGATGTGAGTGCTTGGGAAACAGTTATGGGGAACATCCTAGAAAAAGCATTTTCCCCTCCACGTGGGGTTCTCAAACTGATGTGTCCAGCTGGGAGAACTGTCCCTGAGAAGTAAAATATTCCATATAGTGATCGAAGAAGGAAAGGCAAAATGAGGTTTCCAGGAAGAGGTTTGTGGGACAAAGTTGGGGGCGGTGACTCGTCTTTTCTGGAGTATGACAGAGCCTGGCCTCGGTGGTGCTTCTGAGAATGCCTGCACTAGGTGAGGAGTCTAGGGCACCATCCTTCCAAGCCGTTCGGCAGAACTCAGTCCTCACAGAGAGCAGCTATCATGTCAGTGGGTTATAAACAGGCTGACTGAAGGGAGGCTCTCTCCCTTCCCTACCCTCACAGGAAAGGAAGTGAAACCAACCGTTCACGCCTAAACCTGTCCCTTTTGTGAACGTGGGGGCGTGTGAGAACGACAAGGGTGGAACGCAAACTTTAGAAAGGAGGACGAGTCCATATAACAATGGATCCAAAACAAACATTGCTCCACAAGGTGATCAGGAGATGGGCAAAGAGCTCTTTGTGTTCCTGGTAACTGTATCCTCCACACCCTTGCTGTCAGTAAGTGGACCAAATTCACCTTCTCAAGATGCAGATAACATTTAGTCAGCCCAGTACCCACAGAGAAACTAACGTCTTCCTGACTGGAATCCTCTGACCACCTTCCCAGTGCTTCTGCCACTTCCCCTTTCTTCTCATTATCActttctttctggaagaagagtcGTAAAGGAATAAGACAATTCGCATTTCCCGAAACTCCACCTGCCACTGTAGACCTTGACCAGAGCTTGCTTTCCGGACAGGAATTGGGACGTCCCCTTGATCAGAGGCTCCCTCTCCTCAGCTTTCGTGTGCTGCCCACCCTCAGTTCTGCCTGCagccccaccacccctccccacttGCTCAGGGAAGAAGACGCGCAGAGCCTGGCCGTTTCCACACCCACCCTTTATTGGACTCAGCCCACAGGCTGGCTCCAGGCCTTCACTCTTCTCAGACACTGCCCATACAGATTTAGGACGGTGCCATCATTCTGTGAAGACACAGAGCCCACCCACGCCTTGGAGCCTCAGGCTGAATCACCAACCAGAAGGttgcagggaggggaaggaaacAGGCAGACCAGAAAGGCAAGGCTCTTCAGTGAAGGGGACTATCTGAAGGGAAAGCCTGGGCCCAGCAGTCTTCTGAGGGCACAGTGGATGCTCAGGAAAGACACTCAGGGCAGGAGGAAATAGACCTGCTAGTGTCTATATGGCAACTTTGAGGAGGCGCTTGATGTCAGGCTCGATGTTAATGGTTTGGAAGGTGCGGCTGTAGCGGCGGAAGGGCTCCCCTTCCGGCCCAATGAGGAACTTCTCAAAGTTCCAGGACACATCCGAGCGGCGCACGGGGCTCCAAATGATGAACTTGGGATCGGTCATGAGGGAAAACGGGTCGTCATAAGGGTAGGGGAGCTTATCCTTCAGGTAGGCGAAGACAGGATGCTCATTCTGACCATTCACATCACACTTCTGGACAAGGGTGAAGGTGGGTTGGAATCCACCCCCAGGGCGGACATACTTGAGGCTGTTCAAGATCTCTTCATTTTGACAGTTCTCCTGGGGGAGCAAAGAGACAAAGAGCTTGGAAAAGGCAAGGGGAAGATGGAGGATCTACAAAGCCTTTCACTCTTCTGTACTCCCCAGGGTCATTCTTTCTAGGTATCTTCCCCCTTCCTATTCCGtctcttcttcattcattttgcCCTACTCTTGAATTAGAGTTTTCCCTCTCAGAGCTATCATCCTGATGCTTTGCTGTCGTTTCTGAAAGTTCTCAAACATCCTAGTTTGGCTGTTCTTATACTGAAGATTTAGCGCTTTTGAGCTGTTGGTTTTCTCTCCAATCCACCCTGAGCAGTTCTTAGGGTATGTCTGAATCTTCAAGGAACCCGTCAGCTCAGGGaagtagaaagaaagtgaaaggaggCTCAGATCACACTGCCTAGAACCCTTCTTCCACTTATGTagctgcacgcacacacacacatacacacaggctgCACACACTCACatctgcatgcacacacactcacatgcctGCCGccaccttccctttccttctgccCTGATTGTGCCTCTCTTCTAATTACCTGTGAATGCTGAATATAGCCTTGGCCTCTGCCCTACTCAGCTCCTCAAACTAAAGGTGAAATCGAGGTCTAGAAGAATGGGATTTATAGCATCTTCCTTTCATCTTGCCTCATCCTAGATCTGAAGTACAAGTAGGCGGAAACTTTGATGAAGGAAAACCCCATCCAAGGAAGACTAGCTTTCAGGTGCcatataaagataaaatagatTAGCACCAACAATGAATATACTGTATATGAAATTTCTTCATGACCACTAGGCATGAATCAAATAGGATAAAGGGCTTAGGCTTCTGGAATAGGCCAGGGGAAGGGGAAGTTAAGGAAAGAAGTGCAAGAGGGCCAAAAGGTGTGCATGTgttttccacccccacccccaagtctaAGAGTCAGATATCTCCCTCTGGGAAAAAAGTTCCTGCCTCTGACCTACTAGAACCAATTAGTACAGTCAGTTCCAGGCCATCATGACATCTTGAGCCCGGAGTTGATGGCTATTAAAATCTTATCTCCTAATGCACAAGGCCGGCTGGCTACTGTTATGTTATGAATTCCCTCCAGCAACTGGCTGGCCTGAAGTGATGGCTGGAAGCACCTCTGAAGAGGTTTAGCCTTTTCTATATCTCTTGTCCTGGCCAAGCCTAGAAGCGGAATTGAGACAGGGAAGGTACAGTGAGAGCACTCATGGTTTGGGCTCAGCTTTGTCACACCAATGACATTTCAGCCTCCCTGCCTGTATCTCTGCCAATCTCTTCCTTGCCTTCAGGCCTCTGTGAATTGAACCAAAGGGATTATACTTGGAGGGTTCACTTAGGGACATTCTGCCTGCTTGTGCTATTAAAATCCTAAGGGAAAATAGAAGAATCCCTAAAAGATAACTTGAGGTGTGTGGGCTAAAGATGTGTAACAACTTGACCCATTAATCAGGGACATTGAGGAGCATATGATACCCAGAGGAGACATGCACTTTACAAACCCTTTGCCTTCCCCCAAATTCACTCTCCACTTGGCTggtttcaaacaaacaaacaaaacctttcaATCTAAATAGTAAAGTTGCTTGCTTTTTCATATtactttgtattttccaagttaCTTTTGTAGCTCTTACACTATCAACCTCACAATAATCCTTAGTTCCCAgctcttctgaccccatggactgtagcccaccaggctcctctatccatgggatttcccaggcaagaatactggaacgagttgccatttccttttccagggggtcttcccgacccagggatcgattccttgtctcctacactgcaggcagattctttactgctgagccaccagggaagccctcctataTGAGACAAGTGGTATTATCCCTagtttatggatgaggaaaccaaaacagaaaaattgaGTGGACACTGACCCATTAAATAGCAGAACCAAGTCTAGTGAGATCAATGGTCTCCTGAGTCAGTTCAATCCTAATTTGATTCTTTATCTTATTTCCtccagtcattcattcaacaaatatttaatgagtgtcTTCTATACCCTAGGCACCGAGGACACAATGGAGAGAAAACCAGACCTGGTACCAGCCCTCATGGAGTAAGTGTAGTAGGAAGACAAGAAACCATGAAAATCCACATCCCCCTGGTACTCACCTGTACCTACAGACCTAGCTTAACAAAACATACCCCATAATTCCAGACACTCCAGCACACAGCCATTCTCCCCCCTCCTTAGTCCCCTAGAGCTTCAGCAGTCCAACTCCAGGGGCCTCTCACCTGATGTCCAAATTGATTGCAAGGGAAGCCAAGAACCACCAGGCGCCTGGGGAAGCGGCATTGCAGCTCGTTGAGTTGGGTGAAGTCCCGGGTGGTTGTGCCTCAAAGCGAGGCCACATTCTCAATCAGCACTGCCCTGCCTCGGAATGTATTGAAATCTACCTTCTCCCCATCCAGGCTGATAGCACTGAGGTCGTAGAAGGACTTGGCAATGTAAGCCATGATGGACGTGCGAAGTGAGCGGCAGAGCCTTGTGAGCCCACTTAAGGGTCGATtaaaggggtggggaggaaggaggag from Ovis aries strain OAR_USU_Benz2616 breed Rambouillet chromosome 7, ARS-UI_Ramb_v3.0, whole genome shotgun sequence includes the following:
- the GPX2 gene encoding glutathione peroxidase 2; this translates as MAYIAKSFYDLSAISLDGEKVDFNTFRGRAVLIENVASLUGTTTRDFTQLNELQCRFPRRLVVLGFPCNQFGHQENCQNEEILNSLKYVRPGGGFQPTFTLVQKCDVNGQNEHPVFAYLKDKLPYPYDDPFSLMTDPKFIIWSPVRRSDVSWNFEKFLIGPEGEPFRRYSRTFQTINIEPDIKRLLKVAI